Proteins encoded within one genomic window of Ursus arctos isolate Adak ecotype North America unplaced genomic scaffold, UrsArc2.0 scaffold_7, whole genome shotgun sequence:
- the PPRC1 gene encoding peroxisome proliferator-activated receptor gamma coactivator-related protein 1 isoform X1 produces MAARRGRRDGVAPSPSGGPGPDPGGGVRGSSWGSRSQMPYGTVGSVSGGEQVLLHEEGDDSGFVSLSRLGPCLRDKDLEMEELILQDETLLGTMQSYMDASLISLIEDFGSLGESRLSLEDQNEVSLLTALTEILDNADSENLSPFDSIPDSELLVSPREGSSLHKLLTLSRTPPERDLITPVDPLGPSTGSSRVSGVEMSLSDPPWDFSPPSFLETSSPKLPSWRPPRSRARRGQSPPPQQRSDGEEEEEVASFSGQMLAGELDNSVSSIPDFPMHLACPEEEDKTAAAEMAVQAAGDESISSLSELVRAMHPYCLPNLTHLTSLEDELQDQPDDLTLPEDCVVLEIVGQAATAGNDLEIPVVVRQIPTGPQPVLLDDSLEASTALKLLMPTLESETEAAVPREDLCPEKEGLSVDSEEKLESVCLLEPREVMEPVMPKGPQNPPANTMLSSQRARKGRKKKSKEQPAACAEGYARRLRSSSRGQSTLATEVTSQAGNLPQEELQREVGPPRSRGKPRAWARAWAAALEKPSSGSLESSAGLASPDKEDPLDLYSNLVDGIQANPVQAHVSARADPMPLDSVEADPVEVNSVLADPVPVDPALVDLASANSELVDPLPANPVLIDPVLAGSAEIDPTVVVPISDDLQPGDPVPANSAPVDSVANDVAPVDPVLVKSRPSDPRRGAVSSVQGSPAPQLLLESESLDSLKTVIPEVQEVVGPLKVESGTSSVPQEARPRPLSLSEYRRRRQQRQAEAEERSPQPPAGKWPSLPETPTGLADIPCLVIPPAPAKKTTLQRSPEVPPEACSVPVGPSPASPSPEPPASKPVASTPTEQVPSQELPLPARPPPSALQPMPPTMPTALPFPPGGLGMTPMLPLPTSGQGIPSLPPPPLQPPSLSMSMGPVPPDPYTHYAPVPPWPCYPPVSPSGYPCLPPPPTVPLVSGTPGTYAVPPTCNVPWVPPPAPVPPYSSSCAYGPLGWGPGLQHPPFWPTVPPPPLPLASVGRAAPPPKVEPSGIPAGPSESVLPGPMAPPLSLGSAGQGALQVEPTKVEVKSVPVSPHLKHKVSSPVQSPQIKTPPCLSAESVAVEEPTSERLKPETQETRLREKPPSPVAKAVPTPTPKQSTVTKLPAVHPARLRKLSFLPTPRAQGPEDVVQAFISEIGIEASDLSSLLEQFEKSEAKKECPPPAPADSLAVGNSGSVDTPQEKRPLDRLQAPELANVAGLTPPATPPHQLWKPLAAVSLLAKAKSPKSTAQEGTLKPEGVTEAKHPAATRLQEGVHGPSPVHVGSGDHDYCVRSRTPPKKTPALVIPEVGSRWNVKRHQDITIKPVLSLGPVIPLPPHTAASQEPLDHRTSSEQADPPAPCLAPSALLSPEASPCRNDMNTRTPPEPSAKQRSVRCYRKSCRSASPPSRGWQGCRGRSSRSVSSGSNRTSEASSSSSSSSSSSSRSRSRSLSPPHKRWRRSSCSSSGRSRRCSSSSSSSSSSSSTSSSSSRSRSRSPSPRRRSDRRRRYSSYRSHDHYQRQRVLQKERAIEERRVVFIGKIPGRMTRSELKQRFSVFGEIEECTIHFRVQGDNYGFVTYRYAEEAFAAIESGHKLRQADEQPFDLCFGGRRQFCKRSYSDLDSNREDFDPAPVKSKFDSLDFDTLLKQAQKNLRR; encoded by the exons ATGGCGGCGCGCCGGGGACGGAGAGACGGAGTCGCGCCGTCTCCGAGTGGGGGCCCCGGCCCCGACCCCGGCGGTGGAGTCCGCGGCAGCAGTTGGGGGAGTCGGAGCCAAATGCCGTATGGGACTGTGGGCTCTGTGAGTGGCGGGGAGCAG GTGCTGCTACACGAGGAGGGGGATGATTCTGGTTTTGTCAGTCTGTCTCGGCTTGGCCCCTGCCTGAGGGACAAGGACCTGGAGATGGAGGAGCTGATACTGCAGGATGAGACGCTGTTGGGGACCATGCAGAGCTACATGGACGCCTCCCTCATCTCCCTCATCGAGGATTTTGGGAGCCTTGGGGAG AGCAGGTTATCTCTGGAGGACCAGAATGAGGTGTCACTGCTCACAGCTCTGACAGAGATCTTGGACAATGCAGATTCCGAGAACCTATCTCCGTTCGACAGCATTCCTGACTCAGAACTGCTTGTGTCACCTCGGGAGGGCTCCTCT ctGCACAAGCTGCTCACCCTCTCCCGGACACCCCCGGAACGTGACCTCATCACCCCCGTTGACCCACTGGGGCCCAGCACAGGCAGTAGTAGAGTGAGTGGG GTTGAGATGTCTCTCTCAGATCCTCCTTGGGActtctccccaccttccttcttAGAGACCTCCTCCCCTAAGCTTCCTAGCTGGagacccccaagatcaagagcccgCCGGGGCcaatcccctcctccccagcaacGAAGTgatggggaagaagaggaggaggtggcCAGCTTCAGCGGCCAGATGCTTGCTGGGGAGCTGGACAACTCTGTGAGCAGTATCCCAGACTTCCCCATGCACCTGGCCTGCCCAGAGGAGGAAGATAAAACCGCAGCAGCAGAGATGGCAGTGCAAGCAGCTGGTGACGAGAGCATCTCCTCCTTGAGTGAGCTGGTGCGGGCTATGCATCCATACTGCCTGCCCAACCTCACCCACCTGACGTCACTCGAGGATGAGCTTCAGGATCAGCCGGATGATTTGACACTGCCTGAGGATTGCGTGGTGCTAGAGATTGTGGGCCAGGCAGCCACAGCTGGTAATGACCTGGAGATTCCAGTTGTGGTACGGCAGATCCCTACTGGGCCCCAGCCTGTGCTCCTGGATGACTCGCTAGAAGCCAGTACAGCTTTGAAGCTACTCATGCCTACACTAGAGTCGGAGACAGAGGCTGCTGTGCCCAGGGAAGACCTCTGCCCTGAGAAAGAGGGGTTGTCCGTGGACTCGGAGGAAAAGCTGGAGTCAGTCTGCTTATTGGAGCCCAGGGAGGTCATGGAGCCAGTGATGCCCAAGGGGCCTCAGAACCCACCAGCCAATACAATGCTGAGCTCCCAGAGAGCTCGAAAGGGCAGGAAGAAGAAGAGCAAAGAGCAGCCAGCAGCCTGTGCAGAAGGCTATGCCAGGAGACTGAGGTCATCTTCTCGTGGGCAGTCTACCCTGGCTACAGAGGTGACCTCTCAGGCAGGAAATCTGCCTCAGGAGGAACTGCAAAGAGAGGTTGGACCTCCTCGTAGTAGAGGGAAGCCCCGGGCTTGGGCTCGGGCCTGGGCAGCTGCCTTGGAAAAACCTAGCTCTGGGAGCTTGGAGAGTAGTGCTGGACTAGCTAGTCCTGACAAAGAAGATCCTCTAGACCTTTACTCCAACTTGGTTGACGGCATCCAGGCCAACCCTGTTCAAGCCCACGTCTCCGCTCGAGCTGACCCCATGCCACTTGATTCTGTTGAAGCCGATCCCGTTGAAGTTAATTCTGTTCTAGCTGACCCTGTACCTGTTGATCCTGCATTGGTTGACCTTGCTTCAGCAAACTCAGAACTGGTTGACCCTCTCCCAGCTAACCCAGTACTGATCGACCCagtcctggctggctcagcagaaATTGACCCTACAGTGGTTGTTCCCATCTCAGATGACTTGCAACCAGGTGACCCTGTCCCAGCCAACTCAGCACCAGTTGACTCTGTTGCCAATGACGTGGCTCCAGTTGATCCTGTGCTAGTTAAGTCTAGGCCGTCTGATCCCAGACGTGGTGCAGTGTCATCAGTCCAGGGAAGTCCAGCTCCCCAGCTCCTTCTGGAGTCAGAGTCCTTGGACTCTCTAAAGACCGTCATCCCTGAAGTCCAGGAGGTTGTGGGTCCTTTGAAGGTAGAAAGTGGTACCAGTTCCGTACCCCAGGAAGCCAGACCTCGGCCTCTTAGCCTATCAGAGTACCGGCGACGAAGGCAGCAGCGCCAAgctgaggcagaagagaggagtccccagcccccagctgggAAGTGGCCCAGTCTCCCAGAGACCCCCACAGGGCTAGCAGACATCCCTTGTCTTGTCATCCCACCAGCCCCAGCCAAGAAGACAACTCTGCAGAGAAGCCCTGAAGTTCCTCCTGAGGCTTGCTCAGTGCCTGTGGGTCCCAGCCCTGCTTCTCCTAGTCCTGAGCCACCTGCAAGCAAACCTGTGGCCTCAACACCCACTGAGCAGGTGCCATCCCAAGAACTGCCACTACCAGCAAGACCTCCACCTTCTGCTCTGCAGCCCATGCCTCCCACAATGCCCACTGCTTTGCCTTTCCCCCCAGGTGGGCTAGGCATGACACCCATGCTGCCCCTTCCTACAAGTGGACAAGGGATCCCCAGTCTGCCCCCACCACCCTTGCAGCCTCCCAGTCTTTCGATGTCTATGGGGCCAGTGCCACCTGATCCCTATACTCACTATGCTCCTGTGCCACCCTGGCCTTGTTATCCCCCTGTGTCCCCTTCTGGCTATCCTtgcctgccccccccaccaacagtgcccctAGTATCTGGTACTCCTGGCACCTATGCTGTGCCCCCCACTTGCAATGTGCCTTGGGtaccccctccagccccagtcccaCCTTATAGCTCCAGCTGTGCCTATGGGCCCTTGGGATGGGGCCCAGGGCTGCAACACCCTCCATTCTGGCCTACTGTGCCACCACCTCCTTTGCCTCTAGCATCTGTTGGGAGAGCTGCTCCCCCACCCAAGGTGGAGCCCAGTGGCATTCCAGCTGGCCCTTCTGAAAGCGTACTTCCTGGGCCAATGGCTCCTCCCCTCAGTCTTGGGTCAGCTGGCCAGGGAGCTCTGCAGGTAGAGCCCACCAAGGTGGAGGTCAAGTCAGTGCCTGTGTCGCCCCATCTGAAACACAAGGTGTCCTCCCCAGTGCAAAGCCCCCAGATCAAGACTCCACCATGTCTGTCTGCTGAGAGTGTGGCTGTTGAGGAGCCTACATCAGAGAGGCTAAAGCCTGAGACCCAGGAGACAAGGCTCAGGGAGAAGCCCCCCTCTCCTGTTGCCAAGGCTGTTCCCACACCCACACCAAAGCAGAGCACTGTAACTAAGCTGCCTGCTGTCCACCCAGCCCGTCTAAGGAAACTCTCCTTCCTGCCTACCCCACGTGCTCAAGGTCCTGAGGATGTGGTACAGGCTTTCATCAGTGAGATTG GAATTGAGGCGTCAGACCTGTCCAGTCTGCTGGAGCAGTTTGAGAAATCCGAAG CCAAAAAGGAGTGCCCTCCCCCGGCTCCTGCTGACAGCCTGGCTGTAGGAAACTCAGG CAGCGTTGACACTCCCCAGGAGAAGAGGCCCTTAGACCGGTTACAAGCCCCAGAACTGGCCAACGTGGCAG gGCTCACCCCACCAGCTACCCCTCCCCACCAATTATGGAAGCCCCTGGCTGCTGTCTCACTGCTGGCCAAAGCCAAATCTCCTAAGTCTACCGCCCAGGAGGGAACCCTGAAGCCTGAAGGAGTTACAGAGGCCAAACATCCAGCTGCAACCCGCCTCCAAGAAGGGGTCCATGGCCCTAGTCCAGTCCATGTGGGCTCTGGGGACCATGACTATTGTGTCCGGAGCAGGACTCCCCCCAAAAAGACGCCTGCCCTAGTCATTCCAGAGGTGGGCTCCCGATGGAACGTCAAACGCCATCAGGACATCACCATCAAACCCGTCTTGTCCCTGGGCCCAgtcatccccctgcccccacacacagcTGCCTCCCAGGAGCCACTTGATCACAGGACTAGCAGTGAGCAGGCAGATCCCCCAGCTCCTTGCCTCGCCCCATCTGCCTTGCTGTCCCCTGAGGCCTCGCCTTGCCGGAATGACATGAACACTAGGACTCCCCCTGAGCCCTCAGCCAAGCAGCGGTCAGTGCGCTGTTACCGAAAATCCTGCAGGTCAGCCAGCCCCCCAAGCCGGGGCTGGCAGGGCTGCCGTGGCCGCAGCAGCCGTTCTGTCAGCTCTGGGTCCAACCGGACCAGCGAAGCATCTTCCTCTTCATCCTCATCGTCGTCTTCCTCATCCCGGTCCCGGTCCCggtccctctcccccccacacaaGAGGTGGCGAAG ATCCAGTTGCAGTTCCTCTGGACGTTCCCGAAgatgctcttcctcttcctcctcgtcATCGTCATCTTCCTCAACTTCGTCATCCAGTTCCCGAAGCCGGTCTCGCTCCCCATCCCCCCGACGGAGAAGTGACAGGAGGCGGCG GTACAGCTCTTACCGTTCACATGACCATTACCAAAGGCAGAGAGTGCTGCAGAAGGAGCGTGCAATA GAGGAGAGAAGAGTGGTCTTCATTGGGAAGATACCTGGCCGCATGACTAGGTCAGAACTGAAACAGAGGTTCTCTGTTTTCGGAGAGATTGAGGAGTGCACAATCCACTTCCGTGTCCAAGG TGACAACTACGGCTTCGTCACTTACCGCTATGCTGAGGAGGCATTTGCAGCCATCGAGAGTGGCCACAAGCTGAGGCAGGCAGATGAACAGCCCTTTGATCTCTGCTTCGGGGGCCGTAGGCAGTTCTGCAAGAGAAGCTATTCTGATCTTG ACTCCAACCGGGAAGACTTTGACCCTGCTCCTGTAAAGAGCAAATTTGATTCTCTTGACTTTGACACATTGTTGAAACAGGCCCAGAAGAACCTCAGGAGGTAA
- the PPRC1 gene encoding peroxisome proliferator-activated receptor gamma coactivator-related protein 1 isoform X5 — MAARRGRRDGVAPSPSGGPGPDPGGGVRGSSWGSRSQMPYGTVGSVSGGEQVLLHEEGDDSGFVSLSRLGPCLRDKDLEMEELILQDETLLGTMQSYMDASLISLIEDFGSLGESRLSLEDQNEVSLLTALTEILDNADSENLSPFDSIPDSELLVSPREGSSLHKLLTLSRTPPERDLITPVDPLGPSTGSSRVSGVEMSLSDPPWDFSPPSFLETSSPKLPSWRPPRSRARRGQSPPPQQRSDGEEEEEVASFSGQMLAGELDNSVSSIPDFPMHLACPEEEDKTAAAEMAVQAAGDESISSLSELVRAMHPYCLPNLTHLTSLEDELQDQPDDLTLPEDCVVLEIVGQAATAGNDLEIPVVVRQIPTGPQPVLLDDSLEASTALKLLMPTLESETEAAVPREDLCPEKEGLSVDSEEKLESVCLLEPREVMEPVMPKGPQNPPANTMLSSQRARKGRKKKSKEQPAACAEGYARRLRSSSRGQSTLATEVTSQAGNLPQEELQREVGPPRSRGKPRAWARAWAAALEKPSSGSLESSAGLASPDKEDPLDLYSNLVDGIQANPVQAHVSARADPMPLDSVEADPVEVNSVLADPVPVDPALVDLASANSELVDPLPANPVLIDPVLAGSAEIDPTVVVPISDDLQPGDPVPANSAPVDSVANDVAPVDPVLVKSRPSDPRRGAVSSVQGSPAPQLLLESESLDSLKTVIPEVQEVVGPLKVESGTSSVPQEARPRPLSLSEYRRRRQQRQAEAEERSPQPPAGKWPSLPETPTGLADIPCLVIPPAPAKKTTLQRSPEVPPEACSVPVGPSPASPSPEPPASKPVASTPTEQVPSQELPLPARPPPSALQPMPPTMPTALPFPPGGLGMTPMLPLPTSGQGIPSLPPPPLQPPSLSMSMGPVPPDPYTHYAPVPPWPCYPPVSPSGYPCLPPPPTVPLVSGTPGTYAVPPTCNVPWVPPPAPVPPYSSSCAYGPLGWGPGLQHPPFWPTVPPPPLPLASVGRAAPPPKVEPSGIPAGPSESVLPGPMAPPLSLGSAGQGALQVEPTKVEVKSVPVSPHLKHKVSSPVQSPQIKTPPCLSAESVAVEEPTSERLKPETQETRLREKPPSPVAKAVPTPTPKQSTVTKLPAVHPARLRKLSFLPTPRAQGPEDVVQAFISEIGIEASDLSSLLEQFEKSEAKKECPPPAPADSLAVGNSGSSCSSSGRSRRCSSSSSSSSSSSSTSSSSSRSRSRSPSPRRRSDRRRRYSSYRSHDHYQRQRVLQKERAIEERRVVFIGKIPGRMTRSELKQRFSVFGEIEECTIHFRVQGDNYGFVTYRYAEEAFAAIESGHKLRQADEQPFDLCFGGRRQFCKRSYSDLDSNREDFDPAPVKSKFDSLDFDTLLKQAQKNLRR; from the exons ATGGCGGCGCGCCGGGGACGGAGAGACGGAGTCGCGCCGTCTCCGAGTGGGGGCCCCGGCCCCGACCCCGGCGGTGGAGTCCGCGGCAGCAGTTGGGGGAGTCGGAGCCAAATGCCGTATGGGACTGTGGGCTCTGTGAGTGGCGGGGAGCAG GTGCTGCTACACGAGGAGGGGGATGATTCTGGTTTTGTCAGTCTGTCTCGGCTTGGCCCCTGCCTGAGGGACAAGGACCTGGAGATGGAGGAGCTGATACTGCAGGATGAGACGCTGTTGGGGACCATGCAGAGCTACATGGACGCCTCCCTCATCTCCCTCATCGAGGATTTTGGGAGCCTTGGGGAG AGCAGGTTATCTCTGGAGGACCAGAATGAGGTGTCACTGCTCACAGCTCTGACAGAGATCTTGGACAATGCAGATTCCGAGAACCTATCTCCGTTCGACAGCATTCCTGACTCAGAACTGCTTGTGTCACCTCGGGAGGGCTCCTCT ctGCACAAGCTGCTCACCCTCTCCCGGACACCCCCGGAACGTGACCTCATCACCCCCGTTGACCCACTGGGGCCCAGCACAGGCAGTAGTAGAGTGAGTGGG GTTGAGATGTCTCTCTCAGATCCTCCTTGGGActtctccccaccttccttcttAGAGACCTCCTCCCCTAAGCTTCCTAGCTGGagacccccaagatcaagagcccgCCGGGGCcaatcccctcctccccagcaacGAAGTgatggggaagaagaggaggaggtggcCAGCTTCAGCGGCCAGATGCTTGCTGGGGAGCTGGACAACTCTGTGAGCAGTATCCCAGACTTCCCCATGCACCTGGCCTGCCCAGAGGAGGAAGATAAAACCGCAGCAGCAGAGATGGCAGTGCAAGCAGCTGGTGACGAGAGCATCTCCTCCTTGAGTGAGCTGGTGCGGGCTATGCATCCATACTGCCTGCCCAACCTCACCCACCTGACGTCACTCGAGGATGAGCTTCAGGATCAGCCGGATGATTTGACACTGCCTGAGGATTGCGTGGTGCTAGAGATTGTGGGCCAGGCAGCCACAGCTGGTAATGACCTGGAGATTCCAGTTGTGGTACGGCAGATCCCTACTGGGCCCCAGCCTGTGCTCCTGGATGACTCGCTAGAAGCCAGTACAGCTTTGAAGCTACTCATGCCTACACTAGAGTCGGAGACAGAGGCTGCTGTGCCCAGGGAAGACCTCTGCCCTGAGAAAGAGGGGTTGTCCGTGGACTCGGAGGAAAAGCTGGAGTCAGTCTGCTTATTGGAGCCCAGGGAGGTCATGGAGCCAGTGATGCCCAAGGGGCCTCAGAACCCACCAGCCAATACAATGCTGAGCTCCCAGAGAGCTCGAAAGGGCAGGAAGAAGAAGAGCAAAGAGCAGCCAGCAGCCTGTGCAGAAGGCTATGCCAGGAGACTGAGGTCATCTTCTCGTGGGCAGTCTACCCTGGCTACAGAGGTGACCTCTCAGGCAGGAAATCTGCCTCAGGAGGAACTGCAAAGAGAGGTTGGACCTCCTCGTAGTAGAGGGAAGCCCCGGGCTTGGGCTCGGGCCTGGGCAGCTGCCTTGGAAAAACCTAGCTCTGGGAGCTTGGAGAGTAGTGCTGGACTAGCTAGTCCTGACAAAGAAGATCCTCTAGACCTTTACTCCAACTTGGTTGACGGCATCCAGGCCAACCCTGTTCAAGCCCACGTCTCCGCTCGAGCTGACCCCATGCCACTTGATTCTGTTGAAGCCGATCCCGTTGAAGTTAATTCTGTTCTAGCTGACCCTGTACCTGTTGATCCTGCATTGGTTGACCTTGCTTCAGCAAACTCAGAACTGGTTGACCCTCTCCCAGCTAACCCAGTACTGATCGACCCagtcctggctggctcagcagaaATTGACCCTACAGTGGTTGTTCCCATCTCAGATGACTTGCAACCAGGTGACCCTGTCCCAGCCAACTCAGCACCAGTTGACTCTGTTGCCAATGACGTGGCTCCAGTTGATCCTGTGCTAGTTAAGTCTAGGCCGTCTGATCCCAGACGTGGTGCAGTGTCATCAGTCCAGGGAAGTCCAGCTCCCCAGCTCCTTCTGGAGTCAGAGTCCTTGGACTCTCTAAAGACCGTCATCCCTGAAGTCCAGGAGGTTGTGGGTCCTTTGAAGGTAGAAAGTGGTACCAGTTCCGTACCCCAGGAAGCCAGACCTCGGCCTCTTAGCCTATCAGAGTACCGGCGACGAAGGCAGCAGCGCCAAgctgaggcagaagagaggagtccccagcccccagctgggAAGTGGCCCAGTCTCCCAGAGACCCCCACAGGGCTAGCAGACATCCCTTGTCTTGTCATCCCACCAGCCCCAGCCAAGAAGACAACTCTGCAGAGAAGCCCTGAAGTTCCTCCTGAGGCTTGCTCAGTGCCTGTGGGTCCCAGCCCTGCTTCTCCTAGTCCTGAGCCACCTGCAAGCAAACCTGTGGCCTCAACACCCACTGAGCAGGTGCCATCCCAAGAACTGCCACTACCAGCAAGACCTCCACCTTCTGCTCTGCAGCCCATGCCTCCCACAATGCCCACTGCTTTGCCTTTCCCCCCAGGTGGGCTAGGCATGACACCCATGCTGCCCCTTCCTACAAGTGGACAAGGGATCCCCAGTCTGCCCCCACCACCCTTGCAGCCTCCCAGTCTTTCGATGTCTATGGGGCCAGTGCCACCTGATCCCTATACTCACTATGCTCCTGTGCCACCCTGGCCTTGTTATCCCCCTGTGTCCCCTTCTGGCTATCCTtgcctgccccccccaccaacagtgcccctAGTATCTGGTACTCCTGGCACCTATGCTGTGCCCCCCACTTGCAATGTGCCTTGGGtaccccctccagccccagtcccaCCTTATAGCTCCAGCTGTGCCTATGGGCCCTTGGGATGGGGCCCAGGGCTGCAACACCCTCCATTCTGGCCTACTGTGCCACCACCTCCTTTGCCTCTAGCATCTGTTGGGAGAGCTGCTCCCCCACCCAAGGTGGAGCCCAGTGGCATTCCAGCTGGCCCTTCTGAAAGCGTACTTCCTGGGCCAATGGCTCCTCCCCTCAGTCTTGGGTCAGCTGGCCAGGGAGCTCTGCAGGTAGAGCCCACCAAGGTGGAGGTCAAGTCAGTGCCTGTGTCGCCCCATCTGAAACACAAGGTGTCCTCCCCAGTGCAAAGCCCCCAGATCAAGACTCCACCATGTCTGTCTGCTGAGAGTGTGGCTGTTGAGGAGCCTACATCAGAGAGGCTAAAGCCTGAGACCCAGGAGACAAGGCTCAGGGAGAAGCCCCCCTCTCCTGTTGCCAAGGCTGTTCCCACACCCACACCAAAGCAGAGCACTGTAACTAAGCTGCCTGCTGTCCACCCAGCCCGTCTAAGGAAACTCTCCTTCCTGCCTACCCCACGTGCTCAAGGTCCTGAGGATGTGGTACAGGCTTTCATCAGTGAGATTG GAATTGAGGCGTCAGACCTGTCCAGTCTGCTGGAGCAGTTTGAGAAATCCGAAG CCAAAAAGGAGTGCCCTCCCCCGGCTCCTGCTGACAGCCTGGCTGTAGGAAACTCAGG ATCCAGTTGCAGTTCCTCTGGACGTTCCCGAAgatgctcttcctcttcctcctcgtcATCGTCATCTTCCTCAACTTCGTCATCCAGTTCCCGAAGCCGGTCTCGCTCCCCATCCCCCCGACGGAGAAGTGACAGGAGGCGGCG GTACAGCTCTTACCGTTCACATGACCATTACCAAAGGCAGAGAGTGCTGCAGAAGGAGCGTGCAATA GAGGAGAGAAGAGTGGTCTTCATTGGGAAGATACCTGGCCGCATGACTAGGTCAGAACTGAAACAGAGGTTCTCTGTTTTCGGAGAGATTGAGGAGTGCACAATCCACTTCCGTGTCCAAGG TGACAACTACGGCTTCGTCACTTACCGCTATGCTGAGGAGGCATTTGCAGCCATCGAGAGTGGCCACAAGCTGAGGCAGGCAGATGAACAGCCCTTTGATCTCTGCTTCGGGGGCCGTAGGCAGTTCTGCAAGAGAAGCTATTCTGATCTTG ACTCCAACCGGGAAGACTTTGACCCTGCTCCTGTAAAGAGCAAATTTGATTCTCTTGACTTTGACACATTGTTGAAACAGGCCCAGAAGAACCTCAGGAGGTAA